One window of Nostoc sp. C052 genomic DNA carries:
- the sixA gene encoding phosphohistidine phosphatase SixA encodes MELYLIRHGIAEEQGLGIKDEDRSLTKEGRQKTDKVAQKLVKLGLNFDLILTSPLVRARQTAEILIAEKLSSQLEESSHLAPDGQISSWLKDWLEPKKYSQNTQLALVGHEPNLSNWAEILLWGEAKASLVLKKAGMIGIKLPETGSPLGRSQMFWLTPPKYLL; translated from the coding sequence ATGGAACTATACTTAATTCGTCATGGCATCGCCGAAGAACAGGGATTAGGCATTAAGGATGAAGATCGCAGCCTAACCAAAGAAGGAAGGCAAAAAACTGACAAAGTTGCCCAGAAACTTGTTAAATTAGGTTTAAACTTTGATTTAATTCTCACCAGTCCTTTAGTGCGGGCCCGCCAAACGGCTGAAATCCTCATAGCAGAAAAACTAAGCTCCCAATTAGAGGAATCTAGCCACCTCGCGCCCGATGGTCAAATTTCTAGTTGGCTCAAAGACTGGTTAGAACCAAAAAAATATTCCCAAAATACCCAACTGGCGCTGGTTGGACACGAACCTAATTTGAGTAATTGGGCAGAAATTCTCCTGTGGGGAGAAGCCAAAGCAAGCTTAGTCTTGAAAAAAGCAGGTATGATTGGGATAAAACTACCAGAAACAGGTTCTCCTCTGGGTCGGAGTCAGATGTTTTGGTTGACACCACCCAAGTACCTGCTATAA
- a CDS encoding citrate synthase yields the protein MMVCEYKPGLEGIPAAQSSISYVDGQKGILEYRGIRIEELAEKSTFLETAYLLIWGKLPNKEELETFEHEVRYHRRIKYRIRDMMKCFPESGHPMDALQASAAALGLFYSLRDLHNPVYIRDSVVRLIATIPTMVAAFQLMRKGNDPVRPRDDLDYSANFLYMLDEREPDPLMARIFDICLILQVEHTMNASTFSARVTASTLTDPYAVVASAVGTLGGPLHGGANEEVIQMLEKIGSVENVRPYIEDCLQSKSKIMGFGHRVYKVKDPRAIILQGLAEQLFEKFGHDKFYDIAQEMERVVEEKLGSKGIYPNIDFYSGLVYRKMGIPTDLFTPIFAIARVAGWLAHWKEQLAENRIFRPTQVYNGLHEVTYTPIDKR from the coding sequence ATGATGGTGTGCGAATACAAGCCTGGTTTAGAAGGCATTCCCGCCGCTCAATCAAGTATCAGCTATGTTGATGGGCAAAAGGGAATACTAGAATATCGTGGCATTAGGATTGAGGAATTAGCAGAAAAGAGTACATTCCTAGAAACTGCTTATCTCTTAATCTGGGGTAAACTGCCAAACAAGGAAGAACTGGAAACATTTGAGCATGAAGTTCGTTACCACCGGCGGATAAAATACCGCATTCGGGACATGATGAAATGCTTTCCAGAAAGCGGCCACCCAATGGATGCCCTACAAGCCTCTGCTGCGGCTTTAGGTTTGTTTTATTCGCTCCGGGATTTACACAATCCTGTCTACATTCGAGATTCAGTGGTGCGCCTGATAGCAACCATTCCCACGATGGTAGCAGCGTTCCAACTGATGCGGAAAGGCAATGATCCCGTGCGTCCCCGTGATGACTTAGACTATTCCGCCAACTTTCTCTACATGCTCGATGAGCGAGAACCCGATCCTCTAATGGCGCGGATTTTTGATATCTGCTTGATACTTCAAGTCGAGCATACAATGAATGCTTCTACTTTCAGTGCCAGGGTGACAGCTTCCACTTTGACTGATCCTTATGCTGTGGTTGCTAGTGCTGTGGGAACCTTGGGAGGACCCCTGCACGGTGGAGCCAATGAAGAAGTAATTCAGATGTTGGAAAAAATTGGCTCTGTAGAAAATGTCCGTCCCTACATAGAGGACTGTCTGCAAAGTAAATCTAAGATTATGGGCTTTGGACATCGTGTGTATAAAGTAAAAGACCCACGAGCCATAATTTTACAAGGTCTTGCAGAGCAATTGTTTGAGAAGTTTGGCCATGACAAGTTCTATGACATTGCTCAAGAAATGGAACGAGTGGTAGAGGAAAAACTCGGTAGCAAAGGGATTTATCCAAATATTGATTTTTACTCCGGTTTGGTGTATAGGAAGATGGGTATTCCCACCGACTTGTTTACACCAATATTTGCGATCGCTCGCGTTGCCGGTTGGCTAGCCCACTGGAAAGAACAACTAGCAGAAAACCGGATTTTCCGTCCTACCCAGGTTTATAACGGTTTGCACGAAGTTACTTATACTCCCATTGACAAACGGTAA